AGACTAAACAGGTATTAGCACAAAAATTGCGGGATCAACAGCGCCAAATGGTGCAAGAAGAGTTCCAAGATTTAGAAAGCACAGTTTTACAAGCTAGAGTTTTGCGATTTGAAAGACAATCTGTAATTTTGGCAGTTAGCAGCGGTTTTGGTCAGCCGGAAGTAGAAGCTGAATTACCAAAACGGGAACAACTGCCAAATGATAACTATCGGGCTAATGCCACCTTTAAGGTATACCTGAAAAAAGTTTCCCAAGGTCAGCAACGGGGACCGCAGTTATTGGTGTCTCGTGCTGATGCAGGCTTAGTGGTTTATTTGTTCGCCAACGAAGTCCCAGAAATAGAAGATGAAGTTGTCCGAATAGTCGCAGTAGCCAGAGAAGCTAATCCCCCTTCCCGTTACGTAGGTCCGCGGACTAAAATAGCAGTAGATACCCTTGATCGAGATGTAGACCCAGTTGGGGCTTGTATTGGCGCTAGGGGATCACGAATTCAAGTGGTAGTGAATGAATTACGGGGTGAAAAAATAGATGTAATTCGCTGGTCTCCAGATCCAGCAACTTATATCGCCAACGCCCTGAGTCCAGCAAGAGTCGATGAAGTGCGCTTAATGGACCCAGAAAGTCGGCAAACCCACGTTTTAGTAGCTGAAGATCAACTGAGTTTAGCTATTGGTAAAGAAGGACAAAATGTGCGATTAGCAGCCCGTCTGACCGGTTGGAAAATTGACATTAAAGATAAAGCTAAATATGACTATGCCGCAGAGGATTCTAAATTTGCAGCTGTCAGGGCAAAATATCAACCGGAGGATGATGAAAATGAGATGGAGGAACTAGAAGATGAATATCAAGAAGACTTAGAATTAGATAATGATAATTTTGACACTAGTGAGGAAGATTAATTCCCAACTGTTTTTGGCAATTGTCTGTTAACTGTTAACGGTTAAAGGTAAACTAGAAACATTTAGCAAGTGTGAAAATTAACAAAAACTAACAAAAACTAATTTGAGGGAAGTACAAACTGCTGACCTGACAGAACACAAACCCGATGAAACCAAACTATCGGCGTTGTATTAGTTGTCGCCGTGTAGGATCAAAAGAAGAGTTTTGGCGCATTGTCCGCATCTTTCCATCTGGGAAGGTACAATTAGATCAGGGCATGGGGCGTTCAGCCTATATTTGTCCTGAAACTGACTGCCTGCAAGCGGCTCAGAAAAAAAATAGATTAGGGCGATCGCTACATGGAACAGTGCCAGAAACACTGTATCAGACATTGTGGCAACGTCTCACCGAAAGCAATCCCCAAAATCAAATTTAAACGAACTAAATATTTTGGTCTGCCCTCGGCAGACTACTACCTCGGTTCCGGCCAGACCGGATCAAGGTTTCAGAACCAGAGAGGCTGTGTCAGACTCGGATAGCATTCAGTTGCTAACATTATTTAAGATGTTCCTAACAGAGCAACAGTCAATGAGACAGGAAACCGCGACCTCAGCACAGAAGTGCCAGTCCGGGTACTGCACTCAAAACCACCTCACAACGGTAATCTCTAGAGAAATTGTGATGAAAGCCGAACAATTAACGCTTTCATCACAGCCTCTGTTATCGTGGGGGTTAGTGCCAAAATAGTAAATGGGTGTAGAAGGCAAGTGGATCTCTAAAAATTGGAGAGAGACGAAGCAATACTCCCAACAAGTTTTACTCGATTGTGTTGTGGAAGACTCAGAATCAGCAAAACAAAAATCTAAACAATGGCAACCTGGTAGCGCTCAAGCGCAGTTCGGCATCAAGGATGCCCAAAAAAATTTTCTATTTAGAAAAATTTTATGGGGTTCCTTTAACCATCATTCCTGGTGGGGATGCCAGTATTAAACCGAAACATCTCTCTTTCCTGATTGGAGGCACCGGCAACATTACCAAGGGCA
This sequence is a window from Anabaena sphaerica FACHB-251. Protein-coding genes within it:
- the nusA gene encoding transcription termination factor NusA, with product MSMVTLPGLKDLIESISRERNLPRLAVQSSIREALLKGYERYRRAQNLERKQFDETYFDNFEVELDIDGEGFRVLSTKTIVEEVSNSDHQISLEEVQQVAPEAQSGDSVVLDVTPDQGEFGRMAAMQTKQVLAQKLRDQQRQMVQEEFQDLESTVLQARVLRFERQSVILAVSSGFGQPEVEAELPKREQLPNDNYRANATFKVYLKKVSQGQQRGPQLLVSRADAGLVVYLFANEVPEIEDEVVRIVAVAREANPPSRYVGPRTKIAVDTLDRDVDPVGACIGARGSRIQVVVNELRGEKIDVIRWSPDPATYIANALSPARVDEVRLMDPESRQTHVLVAEDQLSLAIGKEGQNVRLAARLTGWKIDIKDKAKYDYAAEDSKFAAVRAKYQPEDDENEMEELEDEYQEDLELDNDNFDTSEED
- a CDS encoding YlxR family protein, with translation MKPNYRRCISCRRVGSKEEFWRIVRIFPSGKVQLDQGMGRSAYICPETDCLQAAQKKNRLGRSLHGTVPETLYQTLWQRLTESNPQNQI